One region of Terriglobales bacterium genomic DNA includes:
- the aroF gene encoding 3-deoxy-7-phosphoheptulonate synthase, translating into MIVAMQETASDTQIQRVIERLTQMGFDVHRTTGERQTVLAAVGSRTDFDVRDVEVLPGVEQVHRISAPYKLAGKAFRPEGTVLKLARGVTIGADQVVVMAGPCSVESREQLFRVAEQTSKAGARVLRGGAFKPRTSPYSFQGLGEEALKLLREAGEKFNMLVISEVMEISQIQLMLPYVDILQVGARNMQNFNLLRELGKVRKPVLLKRGIAATLEELLLSAEYIMAGGNYDVVLCERGIRTFETYTRNTLDISAIPIIKKLSHLPMTADPSHGTGRRDKVAPMARAAVAAGADALLIEVHPDPDKALSDGAQSLFPEQFSKLMDELRMIAPAVGRTI; encoded by the coding sequence ATGATTGTGGCAATGCAAGAGACGGCGTCCGACACGCAGATCCAGCGCGTGATCGAGCGGCTCACGCAGATGGGTTTCGACGTGCACCGCACCACCGGTGAGCGGCAGACGGTGCTCGCCGCTGTCGGCTCGCGCACAGATTTCGACGTCCGCGACGTCGAAGTCCTTCCCGGCGTCGAGCAGGTACACCGCATCAGCGCGCCCTACAAGCTGGCAGGGAAGGCGTTTCGCCCCGAAGGCACGGTGCTCAAACTTGCGCGCGGCGTGACCATCGGCGCCGACCAGGTCGTGGTCATGGCCGGTCCATGCTCGGTCGAGTCGCGCGAGCAACTGTTCCGCGTTGCCGAGCAAACGTCGAAGGCGGGCGCGCGCGTGCTGCGCGGCGGCGCCTTCAAGCCGCGCACGTCGCCGTATTCCTTCCAGGGACTCGGCGAAGAAGCACTCAAGCTGCTGCGCGAAGCCGGCGAGAAGTTCAACATGCTGGTGATCAGCGAGGTCATGGAGATTTCGCAGATCCAGCTCATGCTGCCCTACGTGGACATCCTGCAAGTGGGCGCGCGCAACATGCAGAACTTCAACCTGCTGCGCGAACTCGGCAAGGTGCGCAAGCCGGTGCTGCTCAAGCGGGGCATCGCCGCAACACTGGAAGAGCTGCTGCTCTCGGCCGAGTACATCATGGCCGGCGGCAATTACGACGTGGTGCTGTGCGAGCGCGGCATTCGCACGTTCGAGACCTACACCCGCAACACGCTCGACATTTCCGCCATTCCCATCATCAAGAAACTCTCGCACCTGCCCATGACCGCCGACCCGTCGCACGGCACCGGACGCCGCGACAAGGTTGCTCCCATGGCGCGCGCCGCCGTCGCCGCCGGCGCCGACGCGCTGCTCATCGAGGTGCACCCCGACCCCGACAAGGCGCTCTCCGACGGCGCGCAGTCGCTCTTTCCCGAACAGTTTTCGAAGCTCATGGACGAGCTGAGGATGATTGCGCCGGCGGTGGGACGGACCATCTGA
- a CDS encoding chorismate mutase, whose product MDIADWRRKIDEIDRKLIALLNERAHAAKEIGKLKRHTDMPIYEPERERIIYENAQRENKGPLPDLELRHIYERIIDVMRKLQKEEIHPEQEGASHDTEFDAEVNE is encoded by the coding sequence ATGGACATCGCGGACTGGCGGCGCAAAATCGACGAGATTGACCGCAAGCTGATTGCGCTGCTCAACGAGCGCGCGCATGCCGCCAAGGAAATCGGCAAGCTGAAGCGCCACACCGACATGCCGATTTACGAGCCCGAGCGCGAGCGCATCATCTACGAAAACGCGCAGCGCGAAAACAAAGGCCCGCTGCCCGACCTGGAGCTCAGGCACATTTACGAGCGAATCATCGACGTGATGCGCAAGCTGCAGAAGGAAGAGATCCATCCGGAGCAGGAAGGCGCCAGTCACGACACCGAATTCGACGCGGAAGTGAATGAATAG
- the trpA gene encoding tryptophan synthase subunit alpha, which translates to MTLRFHARPALIAYVTCGDPDLGATGEVVLAAVNAGADVVELGVPFSDPVADGPVIQRASQRALENGTRLGDVLDLACDVRRQSDAGLIIFSYFNPVLRFGVERFAATAQAAGVDGALITDLTVEEADDYLRTMRSRNLTTVFLAAPTSTDARLRAIAKASSGFIYAVSRTGVTGQQKQLASDARELVARLRRFSRLPIAVGFGISTPEQFAQAGRFADAVVVGSALVQAIESAGKAGAARAVAELVGKLKGEHSAASRRHSAG; encoded by the coding sequence ATGACGCTGCGATTTCACGCGCGGCCTGCGCTGATCGCCTACGTCACCTGCGGCGATCCCGACCTCGGCGCCACCGGTGAGGTCGTGCTCGCGGCGGTCAACGCGGGCGCCGACGTGGTCGAGCTTGGCGTGCCGTTCTCCGATCCCGTCGCCGATGGCCCGGTGATTCAGCGGGCCAGCCAGCGCGCGCTGGAAAACGGAACGCGCCTTGGCGACGTGCTCGACCTCGCGTGCGACGTCCGCCGCCAGAGCGATGCCGGGCTCATCATCTTTTCCTACTTCAACCCGGTGCTGCGCTTCGGCGTAGAGCGCTTCGCGGCAACCGCGCAAGCGGCCGGCGTCGACGGCGCGCTCATCACCGATTTGACGGTCGAGGAAGCGGACGACTATCTGCGCACCATGCGCTCTCGCAATCTGACCACTGTGTTTCTCGCCGCGCCCACCAGCACCGACGCCCGGCTGCGCGCCATCGCGAAGGCCTCCAGCGGATTCATCTATGCCGTCTCGCGCACCGGCGTCACCGGGCAGCAGAAGCAGCTCGCCTCCGACGCGCGCGAGCTGGTCGCCCGCCTGCGACGCTTCTCCAGGCTGCCGATCGCGGTCGGTTTCGGCATCTCGACGCCGGAGCAGTTTGCTCAAGCGGGCAGATTTGCCGACGCCGTCGTTGTCGGCAGCGCATTGGTGCAGGCCATCGAGTCCGCCGGAAAAGCGGGCGCGGCGCGCGCTGTGGCAGAATTGGTGGGCAAGCTCAAAGGCGAGCATTCAGCAGCCAGCAGGCGGCATTCAGCCGGCTGA